A window of Fodinibius salinus contains these coding sequences:
- a CDS encoding ECF-type sigma factor has protein sequence MDKQGVTKLLVRLKEGEQEVYDQLYPLIYEELRDIAYAHMSRQSADHTLSKTELVHETYLKLINQSQIDFTDKSHFLAIASRCMRQILVDYARKKHAKKRGGKKQDITYIDEIFEKQDKKAQELINIDNALDQLEELNERLSKVVEMRFFGEMTIEQTAKALDISESTVKRDWMKARGWLYKKLKERFDIQ, from the coding sequence ATGGATAAACAAGGAGTAACAAAGCTATTAGTACGTCTTAAGGAGGGCGAACAGGAGGTTTATGACCAACTATATCCGCTGATTTATGAAGAATTGCGGGATATTGCCTATGCACATATGAGCCGGCAGTCAGCAGATCATACCCTTTCGAAAACAGAGTTGGTACATGAAACCTACTTGAAACTAATTAATCAGTCACAAATAGACTTTACTGATAAAAGCCATTTTTTAGCAATTGCATCTCGCTGCATGCGGCAAATTCTTGTGGATTATGCTCGCAAAAAACACGCAAAAAAACGTGGCGGTAAAAAACAAGATATTACCTACATTGATGAAATTTTTGAAAAACAGGATAAAAAAGCACAAGAGCTTATTAATATAGATAATGCGCTAGACCAGCTGGAAGAGCTCAATGAGCGGCTAAGTAAAGTAGTTGAAATGCGGTTTTTTGGAGAAATGACGATCGAACAAACAGCTAAAGCCCTGGATATATCAGAGAGTACCGTAAAACGAGACTGGATGAAGGCCCGCGGATGGCTTTATAAAAAACTGAAAGAGCGATTTGATATACAATAA